The DNA window tgtcATTATCTTTAAAGCAATTATCAAACCCCAATAATGCaccattttttaaattactaatttacACATTACTATTGTCTATTGGCAAACGCATAAGACGGCGAAATGACAAATGCACCCTTGATATTTTCACTCATGGATATTTTCTATGTGGATAATCTCAGCCTCCAGTTTAATAGGAACTAAAATATCAGGGACTTAACTGTCATTTAATAAGATTAAGTAACGCAAAAAAACAAAAGGGAGCAACAACCTTACCTGAAAATGGAGATACCGGAGTAGTTGATCCGGCAGGAGAAACCGGAGGAGTTGATCCGTTCTGATAACCAGGCGGTTTTACTATCATGATACTGCGCGTAACTTTAGTTACCTCCTCCGCTGAATCATCACCTAACGATCTCACGTTTCGACCGTCCGATTCTGATCAGATATACAATTATCAAactcattaaaaatataaaaaaaaactcgaCTGATCCAttcttttttgtatattttgaaattatcaCCGGTTAACCGTCAGTTTCTCCGATCAGTttgaactaattaaatataaaaaatgcttattcaattttatttcactCGTTCAACAAATGATCCAGCTAATATGCGCCACCGGAAAGCGTAAGTTAATAAACAAACACTTATTCCATACCCTTGCCGGAAGTGGACCGCATATTGAAGGTGGATTGCTTCCGGAGCTTGCCGAGACCGCTGTCCGGACGAGGTCCGGCGACGGTGTCGTCCCATAGCTGGTCAAGTAAGCTCATGGCGCACGTTAGCTAGTTTAGCTGAAAAAAGCGTACGATAAGAGTAAAACACCAGATAATAGCCAGCATAGAAGGGAGTGAGAAGTAAGCGGCGGTTAAGGTATTTAAAGAAGAAATGAAGCGTTAAAGGTCGAGCAAGTATTATTGTTTGAGATCGAATCTAGATCGTTGATCTAGATCTGGCGGTATATTGGTGACGTGGCAAGTGGATCGAGAAGCACGTATATTGGGATAAGATCGATGTGATAGGTAGGGTCCATTAATCAGTGACATCCAAATGGGATGTATGACACGTGGCGATAAAGAGATGGGAGAAAGACCATGTCACGTGATAGGTCATTGTCTGAAGTTGTGGAAGTACTAAAATACCCTTAAATATGTGTACTAAAATGGCCTTGATATTTGCATAGTACTACACGATTGACTGTGGTGTAGATTGTTAGCCGCCTTTCGATATGATCAATGTGTCGGATTTAATCGCGGCAACATATTTACGGTATGAATAAGTTAATTAGCAATAATTGAGCGTATTCTATTATTAAATCGACAatgtaataattattattattatttttatcaaaagtaaATTTATTCTAACTATTTACGGGAGTTAGCAGAAATTATTGATTAGTGTCAGACATTTTTTAATCAGGCAACAACGCCTAAGAGAATTAAAAGTCAAACCTCCAACCTCATATACTATTTCTTAATCAGGCGAGATCTTGTTTTACCGCCTTTATGTTATTAGTCTCGTTATCACATCCTAAAATCTTGCCCACTAGGCCAAGATTTCAAATATGACAATTTAATTATGCGTTAAAGAACGAAAATTTAGTAGAAGAATTGGACTCCTTGCTTAGAGGAATGTTACATGGATCGAAATTTAGATAGATCGGAGCGTGAGGAAAATTATCGGAAAAGTGGATAATAAGATTGTCGTTGATAAGATAAATGAGAATGAAAATGCAGAACAATTATCGCATGTTATCTTAGCTATTCGAGATATGTTGAGAAGAGGGCGAGCTATTTTGATAAGACATATCTATAAAGAAGCGAATTTTGTTGCGGATCACTTAGCCTTTATTATTGATGATAATTAGATTGGTGCACCAGATATGTTTGTCCTCCCATTTCTTTAGTTCCATGGTTTATGCATGATGAGCATGGAGTAACTTATGATTATCTAATTgcgattaattaattttttgtttaggtTTTGTATTCATTTTTATACCAATTATATAgactttttatatgaaaataaaagaaatgaagTGTACATCTTCTCAAATGGGACAGAGTAATAAAAAAgacatttatttcaaaaataaaaataaatatatattagtttCGATAAGGGACAAATACCATCTAAAAACAGTTGGCATCTCTCAAAACTTGTTTTCTATAAAAGTTTGCTTTTACATGGTGACGGAGAGTGACCATCGAGTTTTTAACCAGTATCTCCTAGCTTGTAcctatatatttttatacagTGATAAAGTCAGACTGTAACTTTACACAATTTACTTAAgaaaatctcaaaatattataCTACATAAATTAtacaataaaaacaattttataaatttgagaTGCAACACTTTTGAATTAACTTTTTTGGCTTTTTAAgagataatttttaatttttttcgagGTAGAGCTCATGCCTCCCTCGGCCCTACCTTGGCTCTGCCGATATTTCTATGGCTTTTTGACTATTCTctgtcataaaaaaatatttttttaatgcatTTTACAATGTGTTTCGCCATGTATCCCTGATAAtcttaatttgaattttttcaagcGATtgtgaatttaataaaaaaacgcCCACTGCTTGTTTGAATTTCAACTTCAATTTTATCacaaaaccaatattaaaattgcattagtattataaaagtatatttgaaacaaaataaattaaagatgaaaatacTGAGAGTATTGCTAAAAAACTTTCAACATTTGAATCCTCCCAATTGCACTGTCAAAATTTCGttcttgaattattatttttattttgttgtgattcagattattattatttaatattttataacagTTGATTTACAATGTACTTTGATATTTACATCAAAATAATAGATATTCGAACTTTGttaaaaaatagttatattttaaaattttgacactaagttttaaaaatatttattaatatcttAAATATAAAGCATTTTACTGAATTATTTCTATTGAATTGCATATAGGAAAGATACGAAGTATTTGTTATATCAAATATGGagataaatttagaaaaaataattaatattcgaTTGCAAAGTTCATTATTGAAGTATAtgattaataaaaacaaaatttaggtATACTTTTGTATTAAAAAATCTTATCTTATCACATTATGAAtattacataattaaaaaaatctataaagtACAATTACTTACCCTTTAATCCTCACCCTACTCATGTTGTCGTTGGCTTGCCACCCCACTTGGTATTTGAAGTGCCTTATAAAAGAGGAAACAGCTTATATGTGATAATTCaattttcttattatattttgtcTATCCTTGTCACTGTCACTCGAGCAAATGGTCAAGGTTTGGTTTGTTTAATGTATGATAACGATATAAATCTAcctaattattttcttaaccaAATTATTATAATCTGCTGTTTAGCACTTtacaaagtaaataaaatatagacCGCATAGGTTTTCATTTTCAGCCCTTGTATGGCACAGTAAGGGgtgtgcaaaaaaaaaacaaaaacaagactAACAAATccagtttggtttgatttgatattataaaaccAAAGTTACCTTTTCAGTTCAGTTCGGTctacaacataaaaaaaattgaatcaagTTTTAGTACAGACTGTACCGAAATAACCAAACTGACTAGTTCAGTTCAGTTTGAAGATTTTTAATtcctttaaaattttgtttCCATTCGTTTTTGAAGCAGCAAATTTCAGTTCCCTTCAAACCGAATGCACAACCCTAGGGGGCATAGGCACAGTTAGTATGCAGACCATATGTAACGCAGTCATAAAGTTTTCCAACGCTTATAAAGTGACCAAATAGAAAAAATCTCAATCAAATGGTTACTTAGCTTGAATTGAACCAGTGTTTTCGAAATTATTCTCCTCTGTAATTCAGTGTTTCAAATTTGACATTATCAGAAAAGCATTTGATGTGTAACTCAGAAAAAGTAGAACAATTAGGGACTATAGTTTCACCAAGTAAAAATAGTGATATTTTCTAGATCAAAGCAATTTAACACCACATTCTCTTACCGAGTCGACCACAGCTTTCACCTTGCCATGATACTTTTGTTCTCTCTTGAGGAAAACAGAGACGGCGGGTATATCCTTGAGCAGCAGGCGCTCTCCCAATATTTTCCCAATTTTGGCTGCAGCTGCTACATCCCGAGTGTTTTCCATGGTCGGCCGCAGAGCCTTCTCTTGCGAGCTTGCTGTACATGCTACTGTTGCAGTTGGTGTGTGAATTACTTGGGCACTAACAAATTTGTTTGTGAAGTGCATTCTGAGGATATAGGGTTTTAGAAACTCTGTGACTCTAGGTGGCCACTTAACTGGTGGTTTAATAACCATCTCTGTCTATCTGCCAAGCAACACCCAATATAATCACAAGCATGGAGACACGAGTAATTCGGAACTAAACCGCCAAAATTAATAGAAGAAAACACCACAATAGAAAAGGGGGAAAGAAACTAAAGCGTCAATATTATTAGAATGGTCAACACAAATAGCATGAACGACTGAAACTAAATATAGAAAAGGGGAAAAAGATTTGAAGATATATAGATAAATGACCAAGCTCAATCTAAATTTAAAGCCAACTGCCTAAAGTGATGGATGTCAAATTTCAATTCAAGAGAAATCATTGCCGTTTCAGTTGTGATTCGAATGGCAGACATATATGTCTGAAGGGTTTGGTCACAAACAGTTAACAAAATGTGTGACAATAAATCTAAGTCCATTCCCATGCCCTATTTGTCGCATACATGTCAGCATATGTATTACTTTTAGCAATTCAACTGGCTATTTGAAGCAGttaacatcaaaattaaaaGGATAATGAAAACCTTTTATCattcttttaattaaacaaCCAGAGTGTGAGTGTAAGTCAGCCTGTGAATGAACCACCCCTACAAGTCAACAATTCAAATCATAAGAAGACACCAGCAGTCCAGAGTCTAAACCACTCAAATTCTTCCTAGCACTAGCAAATAAGCTGCAATGGGTTGGAATATCATCTTAAATAGCATAACAGTTAACATGACAGCTGCAATTAATGGTGACAAGGCTATTGAATTTGCAATATGTTAGGAATTTGTCATTTTGACATGGTTAAGCCCTCTTAACACACTAGTACGCGTACAAAGATACAGAAACTTGAGTGTCACAGATATTTAAACTCTCCAGGTACGCAAGGCTATAAAGAACATATCGTCAACACCTACTCAAGTAGCTTCTTAATATCCACTCAAaaaatctctctctctctctcatatCCACTAATGAAAGTAAGCTAAAGTGCTAATTGGCATCAAACAAACGAATTGGAAGGATAAAAAGAAGCTGAATTGGTTAAAGAAatatagtttaattaataatatagaaACTTAAAAATTAACGGTATCATCTCAGTACTGTCAGTGTAAAAAAAGCACTTAATCTTATCCAGGTCCCTTTTGGCCTGcagttattttatcaaaatgcCAACTATATATTCAAATGGTAGTTAGCACAATCTAACAAACAAATTTGCCAACTTTCTTGAATCAAGGACAAAGGAGATTCAGTATCTAAAACCAATCTTATCAATAAGAACCATTTCCCTTCATTATCAAACATGTTAATAATGCCAAATAGAAAGTTGATTGTCCACAATTAGGATAAGAAGCTGAAAGAGAAAGATGGGATTAAATGTCTTGTTGGGAACTAtatttcaaaagtaaatatagCAGGAATGAAAAGTCAATAACTTGCACAAAATACTTTGCAAAATCCACAACACTTACGAAAGTAATTATACATCATAAGACACATGATATGAAGAAATATGAATATGATACAACTCAAATacccaaaaataataatttattaattccTTTCTCTATTTATTCCATTCAACATTCTCACccgaaaaaaacaaatattttttctgAAGCATTTCATCAAACATATGGTGTGCCATCATTAAAATAACAAGAAACAAACCAAAATGTCAAATTCTCAAATGTCTAAGCATATGGATCGCCATATACTGAACTGTATTTTTAATTCTGCGATTTAATAATCTCTTCTAATAAATTTGATTCCGATAAAGGTAAAATTTTAAGTCGTAATCCTAAGTTAAGAGATTAAAAGCCaaaattaattaagagaattGCTATATCtaacaaaaaatatacaaatactTTATCAAACAAACAAAGAAGTTGACAACCACATGCTTATTAacaaacaattattaaaaataaaataacattataatTCAAGAACAAGAAAGAACTGTAATGAAGAAAAGAGAAAGAACCTAAATGTATGGATTGCAGCAGACACCGAAAAAATACAGCACCAGTAACAGCAGCGATGGCGGTGGAGAATGGAAGGTAACGGCACTGGCAGCGGCGGCCGGCGGAGAGAGTTCTGGAACAGGGAAATTGTTGTGTTTGTGATAGAAAAGTATTGTTACAGGTGAAATTAACCAAAATATGTTTGATTTAgggtttatttttaaaaactacgtcgttttgattaaaGTTATGTGAGTATTTATTACTAAtgactattttattttaaataaaagttacTCCCTTATCAAGATCATATATGAGTCAATTCACTAATAAGTCAGCTCGCTAGCTAATAATTGAgcttatatacaaaataatttacAAACTTATAATTGAGCTCATGGACGAGTTAGTTTACTAACTTTTAATGAAACTTCTATACAAATCGATtcgtaaaattatataaaaactcTTCATGAGTATAAACGAGTCGAACACTACTAAATTCAAATTCAACCACTTACTAGCGAATATGGTTGAGTCGAGCTCTTACGATgataaatacaaatattttttaaaaagtttgtatctttatagctcaaatggtgaATTACTCTAAAATGTATTAACTCTCaacaatatttaaatattttgatttttttattcagggcaaatttttaaaattatcaattttaactCTACTTTCTATTTCTAATTTCAATTATAGTCATTTATTTAAACCGAAGTGGAAAAACGGTTTAAATATGTCTTTCATGTTTGAAATTTCTGATAGTGAATAAGCAAATTGGGACTATATGAATCAATATGaaaatcatattaattttttttccgctctaatttaaaacaaatgaatacaattaaaattaaaaattgataaatggattaaaattgacgatttaaagaactttgatgaataaaaaaattcaaaagaaaatatatttttggatgattaacTTAAGCCTACTGTAAATGAACAGAAATTGATCTCTAATTAACTACAAACAACATTATTAAATAATCTTACAAGTATaactaataatattattaactcattatttttattacatagtctaaatttaaatatacatcAGTGATCCATAACATCAGGGATCTGAACCGGATACTGATCAATACCATCCCACCAAACATTACTTGCATCTGCTTTCATCATATTAATACACTTCCACACAGCACTATTACATTTAAATCCACTCCCCAAAGCCAATTGCCAAACTTTTTCACCTCTTTTAACCTTACCTTGTGCCTCAAGGTAAGCCAATGTATACCAAGTTGATGAAGATGAAGTATTACCAAATCTGAAAAGAGTCATTTTTGATCCCTCAATATCTCTATCTTTCAACTTTAGACTCTCTTTTATTGCATCAACTACAGTTTTGCCCCCTGCATGAACACAGAAATGATCAAAGGCTTTCTTGAAATTTGGTATATGAGGTCCTCTTTTTTTAGCTGGTACCCATAGTTTCTTCCAAGAGATTGAAAGGCCGTATTTAATTAGCTCGGAATATGGTAAAACCAGTAAAGCTAAGGCAGCCATGTTGACTTTTAACCCTTCACCAGCTACTTGAAGAATTTGTCTTGATAATGAAACTCCTATGAAACCCTCATCATCTGGCTGCTGAACAACACATTTATAAGAACTATCTTTAGCACCCAGATGAGTTCTAATCAAATGTTTCAGCTCGTATTTCGCAATATGTCGGTCCGAACTCCGATTCGACAACAAAATCGCGGCGCCCCCCATTCGGAACAAGCAATTTGCTAGCAACATTGACTTTTCTTTTCCATGGTACATATTTGAACACATTGATTCAGTGCTTAGGACTAAAACTAATGAGTTTTTATGAACTTTTAGAAGCTCCTTAGCTAATGAAATCGACAATAAACCCGAGCTACATCCCATTCCGGAGAGATTAAAATTCTTCACATTGCTTCTGAATCCAAATTTGTTGATGATCATTGATGCTAAAGAAGGTGTTGGACATGTAACACTACAATTTGTGATTAAAATGTCAATATTTTTCGGGTTGATTCCGTGTTTGGTGAATAGGGTTTGTACAATAGTGAATAAAACCATTTCTACTTCTTCTATAGTGGAATTTAATGACTGATCAATTGGAAATAAATGAAGACCATTAGGGAAATAAGTTTCATTTCCAATACCTGATCGTTCAAGAACTTTGGTTTGGAACTCAAGTGTTTGACTACTGAATTTGCCTAAAATCTCTTCATGTTCTATGAAAGTTGAGATCGGAACTCGATAAGAATCGTGCGCTTTGTGACATACAAAATCAACGAGAAAAACGCGTTTCGAATTGAAAGTAATGTAAATGAAAATCGCGACGAGAACGATCGCTAACGAGAGTTTCAAATCGGGAAATGGAATTGAGAGTGTTCCAACAAAGTTGGTTTGGTCAAACATGAGTAGGCCTTCCATTTTTTTTACCAAGgttgattttgattttcttttactGCTACTGTGATAATTGAAGttggtatatatttatatggGAAATAGAGTATTGGTTTAATACAGTGAAAAGGTTATGAGTCTGTGATTAAGCATAACCAACGGATGGTTAAAGACTCATgcaaagaaaatgaaattgaaCTAAAAAATTGCTGTAATCATGCAGAGGACTTAAATTGTGATGTAATTTGTTTGTTTAAGTTTTAGATTAGCATAGATTAAATTAGAGTTTAGAGGTAGGTGGCCAAATattgaattttatgtttttattattaggCTATACTGAAGGCAGAGCTATTTTTCTTTACATTAATTGTATTGAATGTAGCTCCTTTAATGATTTCTGAATGGACTAA is part of the Mercurialis annua linkage group LG3, ddMerAnnu1.2, whole genome shotgun sequence genome and encodes:
- the LOC126674366 gene encoding dormancy-associated protein homolog 3 isoform X1: MSLLDQLWDDTVAGPRPDSGLGKLRKQSTFNMRSTSGKESDGRNVRSLGDDSAEEVTKVTRSIMIVKPPGYQNGSTPPVSPAGSTTPVSPFSGKEAESHFGFEEDQHRTHMRRQARLDPGVLLLLTTSDI
- the LOC126674366 gene encoding dormancy-associated protein homolog 3 isoform X2, which encodes MSLLDQLWDDTVAGPRPDSGLGKLRKQSTFNMRSTSGKESDGRNVRSLGDDSAEEVTKVTRSIMIVKPPGYQNGSTPPVSPAGSTTPVSPFSGSREPFRFRRRSTSDAYEKASEAGPRSPTPPYDV
- the LOC126675427 gene encoding uncharacterized protein LOC126675427, producing MVIKPPVKWPPRVTEFLKPYILRMHFTNKFVSAQVIHTPTATVACTASSQEKALRPTMENTRDVAAAAKIGKILGERLLLKDIPAVSVFLKREQKYHGKVKAVVDSVRECGVKLL
- the LOC126671495 gene encoding 3-ketoacyl-CoA synthase 7-like translates to MEGLLMFDQTNFVGTLSIPFPDLKLSLAIVLVAIFIYITFNSKRVFLVDFVCHKAHDSYRVPISTFIEHEEILGKFSSQTLEFQTKVLERSGIGNETYFPNGLHLFPIDQSLNSTIEEVEMVLFTIVQTLFTKHGINPKNIDILITNCSVTCPTPSLASMIINKFGFRSNVKNFNLSGMGCSSGLLSISLAKELLKVHKNSLVLVLSTESMCSNMYHGKEKSMLLANCLFRMGGAAILLSNRSSDRHIAKYELKHLIRTHLGAKDSSYKCVVQQPDDEGFIGVSLSRQILQVAGEGLKVNMAALALLVLPYSELIKYGLSISWKKLWVPAKKRGPHIPNFKKAFDHFCVHAGGKTVVDAIKESLKLKDRDIEGSKMTLFRFGNTSSSSTWYTLAYLEAQGKVKRGEKVWQLALGSGFKCNSAVWKCINMMKADASNVWWDGIDQYPVQIPDVMDH